Genomic segment of Polynucleobacter necessarius:
TGGGCATTCGTGGGTTGATCAGGCCCACCCTCAAAATCTGGACGATTGTTGATTACGCTTTTGTAACCCTGCTTAACAATTTCAGCTAAGTGGCTGGGATCAATCTGACCGAGTGTGCCGAACTGATCGGTATGACAGGAAATAGGAAGGCTCATCTAAACCTCAAAAAAATAGACAAAAAAAGAGTGTAAAAACTAATTATCCAGATTTTAAATCAGACTTACTTCTTGTGACCCGTAAAGAAGCGATTGCACAGCTCCATGCCCACCAGCATTGCCAATACAAAGACTAAAGCCTTGAGATGCCCGGCGCCAAGAGCAACAAGCGCAGGGCCAGGGCAAAATCCAGCAATACCCCAACCTGCCCCAAAAATAAGACCTCCAATGACGAGAGGTTTAGTGATATCTCTTCTAGTTGGGATGTGGAGCGCACCACCAAAAAATGCCTCAGTACGTTTAGAGACCAAATAAAAGCCACCTAGACCCACAAGAATTGCTCCTCCCATGACAAACATTAAAGAGGGATCCCAGTTACCAGCAAGATCTAGGAAGCTAAGAATCTTTTGTGGGTTACTCATGCCAGAAATAATGAGGCCGAATCCAAACAAAACACCTATCAAATACTGGCTATAGAAATTAAAGTGTCTTCTCGTCATTTAAAGACCCAATATATGGCGAATGACAAAAACCGTCAAAAACCCAGCACCCATAAAAGATAGAGTGGCAACCAAAGACTTTGGGGACAAACGAGATAGGCCGCAAACACCATGACCGCTAGTGCAACCTGAGCCGTAATTAGAGCCAAAACCCACCAACAAGCCAGCAATAATGATTGCGACCCAATCAGCATCTATTACTGAGCTTGTATGAAGATCAAAAAATAAGCCCCCCAAAAAATGGTGCGCTTAATAAGCCAACTAACATCGCCCTCTTTGGGCGAAAGCAATCCCGAAACAATGCCGCTGATACCTAGAATACGCCCATGAAGAATGACGTATAAAGCCGCTGCAATACCTAATAAGATCTCGCCAAAAAAAGCGGGGCCCGGGGAGAAAGCCAACCAATCTATTTGCATACTATTTATCTGGCCTATGAATTAACTGCAGGGATTGGGTGCATTACGTGTTTCTAAATAACGCAGAGCTAAGTAAGCACCAAAGATAAAGCCTGGCAAAGCTAGCAGCGAGCCAATTGCTAAGGTAGAAATACCACTCAAACCTTGGCCAACAGTGCAACCAAGTGCTGTAACACCGCCAAAGCCCATCAAGCTAGCTCCAACCAAGTGATTAGCGGTATCTTCAGGATTGCGAAAGCTCTCCCAGCGAAATGACTTAGTAATCAGCGATACG
This window contains:
- a CDS encoding YeeE/YedE family protein — its product is MTRRHFNFYSQYLIGVLFGFGLIISGMSNPQKILSFLDLAGNWDPSLMFVMGGAILVGLGGFYLVSKRTEAFFGGALHIPTRRDITKPLVIGGLIFGAGWGIAGFCPGPALVALGAGHLKALVFVLAMLVGMELCNRFFTGHKK